From the Panulirus ornatus isolate Po-2019 chromosome 46, ASM3632096v1, whole genome shotgun sequence genome, one window contains:
- the LOC139763337 gene encoding protein FAM200A-like: protein MIPTERRILRPFTTYLSEMKDDLPAKEELIDHQSSASLKAEFDRLSVNFLMKLTYSSPLLTLRAFKMLVLFVTTYLFESGSSSLVVMKTKAGNSLKDDEDMRVMLSSTAARINKVYDSMNQQSSH from the coding sequence ATGATTCCTACAGAAAGAAGGATATTAAGACCTTTCACCACTTATCTGTCTGAAATGAAAGATGACCTCCCAGCAAAAGAGGAGCTGATTGATCATCAGTCTTCTGCTAGTCTTAAGGCAGAATTTGATAGACTTTCTGTTAATTTCTTGATGAAACTCACATATTCATCCCCACTTCTTACTCTGCGAGCCTTCAAAATGCTTGTTCTCTTTGTCACCACATATTTATTTGAATCTGGTTCATCTAGTTTAGTAGTAATGAAGACAAAGGCAGGAAACAGTCTGAAAGACGATGAGGACATGAGGGTAATGTTGTCATCAACAGCTGCTCGAATAAATAAAGTGTATGATTCAATGAATCAACAGAGTTCACACTGA